A single window of Balaenoptera acutorostrata chromosome X, mBalAcu1.1, whole genome shotgun sequence DNA harbors:
- the MED12 gene encoding mediator of RNA polymerase II transcription subunit 12 isoform X13, whose translation MAAFGILSYEHRPLKRPRLGPPDVYPQDPKQKEDELTALNVKQGFNNQPAVSGDEHGSAKNVNFNPAKISSNFSSIIAEKLRCNTLPDTGRRKPQVNQKDNFWLVTARSQSAINTWFTDLAGTKPLTQLAKKVPIFSKKEEVFGYLAKYTVPVMRAAWLIKMTCAYYAAITETKVKKRHVIDPFMEWTQIITKYLWEQLQKMAEYYRPGPSGSGGCGSTIGPLPHDVEVAIRQWDYNEKLAMFMFQDGMLDRHEFLTWVLECFEKIRPGEDELLKLLLPLLLRYSGEFVQSAYLSRRLAYFCTRRLALQLDGVSSHSSHVMSAQSTSTLPTTPAPQPPTSSTPSTPFSDLLMCPQHRPLVFGLSCILQTILLCCPSALVWHYSLTDSRIKTGSPLDHLPIAPSNLPMPEGNSAFTQQVRAKLREIEQQIKERGQAVEVRWSFDKCQEATAGFTIGRVLHTLEVLDSHSFERSDFSNSLDSLCNRIFGLGPSKDGHEISSDDDAVVSLLCEWAVSCKRSGRHRAMVVAKLLEKRQAEIEAERCGESEAADEKGSIASGSLSAPSAPIFQDVLLQFLDTQAPMLTDPRSESERVEFFNLVLLFCELIRHDVFSHNMYTCTLISRGDLAFGAPGPRPPSPFDDPADDPERKEAEGSSSSKLEDPGLSESMDIDPSSSVLFEDMEKPDFSLFSPTMPCEGKGSPSPEKPDVEKEVKPPPKEKLEGTLGVLYDQPRHVQYATHFPIPQEESCSHECNQRLVVLFGVGKQRDDARHAIKKITKDILKVLNRKGTAETGGEDGQKRRRNRPEAFPTAEDIFAKFQHLSHYDQHQVTAQVSRNVLEQITSFALGMSYHLPLVQHVQFIFDLMEYSLSISGLIDFAIQLLNELSVVEAELLLKSSDLVGSYTTSLCLCIVAVLRHYHACLILNQDQMAQVFEGLCGVVKHGMNRSDGSSAERCILAYLYDLYTSCSHLKSKFGELFSDFCSKVKNTIYCNVEPSESNMRWAPEFMIDTLENPAAHTFTYTGLGKSLSENPANRYSFVCNALMHVCVGHHDPDRVNDIAILCAELTGYCKSLSAEWLGVLKALCCSSNNGTCGFNDLLCNVDVSDLSFHDSLATFVAILIARQCLLLEDLIRCAAIPSLLNAACSEQDSEPGARLTCRILLHLFKTPQLNPCQSDGNKPTVGIRSSCDRHLLAASQNRIVDGAVFAVLKAVFVLGDAELKGSGFTVTGGTEELPEEEGGGGSGGRRQGGRNISVETASLDVYAKYVLRSICQQEWVGERCLKSLCEDSNDLQDPVLSSAQAQRLMQLICYPHRLLDNEDGENPQRQRIKRILQNLDQWTMRQSSLELQLMIKQTPNNEMNSLLENIAKATIEVFQQSAETGSSSGNTASNMPSSSKTKPVLSSLERSGVWLVAPLIAKLPTSVQGHVLKAAGEELEKGQHLGSSSRKERDRQKQKSMSLLSQQPFLSLVLTCLKGQDEQREGLLTSLYSQVHQIVNNWRDDQYLDDCKPKQLMHEALKLRLNLVGGMFDTVQRSTQQTTEWAVLLLEIIISGTVDMQSNNELFTTVLDMLSVLINGTLAADMSSISQGSMEENKRAYMNLVKKLRKELGERQSDSLEKVRQLLPLPKQTRDVITCEPQGSLIDTKGNKIAGFDSIFKKEGLQVSTKQKISPWDLFEGLKPSAPLSWGWFGTVRVDRRVARGEEQQRLLLYHTHLRPRPRAYYLEPLPLPPEDEEPPAPALLEPEKKAPEPPKTDKPGAAPPSTEERKKKSTKGKKRSQPAAKTEPSPLPPVPFTQDYGMGPGRSGPYGVTVPPDLLHHTNPGSISHLSYRQGSIGLYTQNQPLPAGGPRVDPYRPVRLPMQKLPTRPPYPGVLPTTMTGVMGLEPSSYKTPVYRQQQPAVPQGQRLRQQLQAKIQSQGMLGQSSVHQMTPSSSYGLQTSQGYTPYVSHVGLQQHTGPAGTMVPPSYSSQPYQSTHSSTNPTLVDATRHLQQRPSGYVHQQAPTYGHGLTSTQRFSHQTLQQTPMIGTMTPLGAQGVQAGVRSASILPEQQQQQQQQQQQQQQQQQQQQQQQQQQQYHIRQQQQQQILRQQQQQQQQQQQQQQQQQQQQQQQQQQQQAHQQQQQQAAPPQPQPQSQPQFQRQGLQQTQQQQQTAALVRQLQQQLSNTQPQPSTNIFGRY comes from the exons GTCAACTTCAATCCTGCCAAG ATCAGTTCCAACTTCAGCAGCATTATTGCAGAGAAGTTACGTTGTAACACCCTCCCTGACACCGGTAGAAGGAAGCCCCAGGTGAACCAGAAGGACAACTTCTGGCTGGTGACTGCACGATCCCAGAGTGCCATTAACACCTGGTTCACCGATCTGGCTGGCACCAAGCCACTCACACAACTAGCCAAAAAG GTCCCCATTTTCAGTAAGAAGGAAGAAGTGTTTGGGTACTTGGCCAAGTACACAGTGCCTGTGATGCGGGCTGCCTGGCTCATTAAGATGACCTGTGCCTACTATGCAGCGATCACAGAGACCAAGGTTAAGAAGAGACATGTCATTGACCCTTTCATGG AATGGACTCAGATCATCACCAAGTACTTATGGGAGCAGCTGCAAAAGATGGCTGAATACTACCGGCCAGGGCCTTCCGGAAGCGGGGGCTGTGGTTCTACTATAGGGCCCTTGCCCCATGATGTAGAGGTGGCAATCCGGCAGTGGGACTACAATGAGAAGCTGGCCATGTTCATGTTTCAG GACGGAATGCTGGACAGACATGAGTTCCTGACCTGGGTACTTGAGTGTTTTGAGAAAATCCGCCCTGGAGAGGATGAATTGCTTAAACTGCTGCTGCCCCTGCTGCTTCGA TACTCTGGGGAATTCGTTCAGTCTGCATACCTCTCCCGCCGCCTTGCCTACTTCTGTACACGGAGACTGGCCCTGCAGCTGGATGGCGTGAGCAGTCACTCATCTCATGTGATGTCTGCTCAGTCAACAAGCACACTGCCCACGACCCCTGCTCCTCAGCCCCCAACTAGCAGCACACCCTCTACACCCTTTAGTGACCTGCTTATGTGCCCTCAGCACCGGCCCCTAGTTTTTGGCCTCAGCTGTATCCTTCAG ACCATCCTCCTGTGTTGTCCTAGTGCCCTGGTTTGGCACTACTCGCTGACTGATAGCCGAATCAAGACTGGCTCACCACTTGACCACCTGCCTATTGCCCCCTCCAACCTGCCCATGCCAGAGGGCAACAGTGCCTTCACTCAGCAG GTCCGTGCAAAGTTGCGGGAGATTGAGCAGCAGATCAAGGAGCGAGGACAGGCCGTTGAGGTTCGCTGGTCTTTTGATAAGTGCCAAGAAGCTACTGCAG GCTTCACCATTGGACGGGTGCTCCATACTTTGGAAGTGCTGGACAGCCATAGTTTTGAGCGCTCTGACTTCAGCAACTCTCTTGATTCCCTCTGTAATCGAATCTTTGGATTGGGGCCTAGCAAGGATGGGCACGAG ATCTCCTCAGATGATGATGCTGTGGTATCATTACTGTGTGAATGGGCTGTCAGCTGCAAGCGCTCTGGTCGTCATCGTGCGATGGTGGTAGCCAAGCTACTGGAGAAGAGACAGGCAGAGATTGAGGCTGAG CGTTGTGGAGAATCGGAAGCCGCAGATGAGAAGGGTTCCATAGCCTCTGGCTCCCTTTCTGCTCCTAGTGCTCCCATTTTCCAGGATGTCCTCCTGCAATTTCTGGATACACAGGCTCCCATGCTGA CGGACCCCCGAAGTGAGAGCGAGCGAGTGGAGTTCTTTAACTTGGTACTGCTGTTCTGTGAACTGATTCGACATGATGTTTTCTCCCACAACATGTACACTTGCACCCTCATCTCCCGAGGGGACCTTGCCTTCGGAGCCCCTGGTCCCCGGCCTCCCTCTCCCTTTGATGACCCTGCCGATGACCCCGAGCGCAAGGAGGCtgagggcagcagcagcagcaagctGGAG GATCCAGGGCTCTCGGAGTCTATGGACATCGACCCTAGCTCCAGTGTGCTCTTTGAGGACATGGAGAAGCCTGATTTCTCA TTGTTCTCCCCCACTATGCCCTGTGAGGGGAAGGGCAGTCCATCCCCTGAGAAACCAGATGTTGAGAAGGAGGTGAAGCCCCCACCCAAGGAGAAGCTAGAAGGGACCCTTGGGGTTCTTTATGACCAGCCGCGGCATGTGCAGTATGCCACGCACTTTCCCATCCCCCAG GAGGAGTCATGCAGCCATGAGTGCAACCAGCGGTTGGTCGTACTGTTTGGGGTGGGAAAGCAGCGAGATGATGCCCGCCATGCCATCAAGAAAATTACCAAGGATATCCTGAAGGTTCTGAACCGCAAAGGGACAGCGGAAACTG GTGGGGAGGACGGGCAGAAGCGGCGGCGCAACCGGCCTGAAGCCTTCCCCACTGCCGAGGATATCTTTGCTAAGTTCCAGCACCTTTCGCATTATGACCAACACCAGGTCACGGCTCAG GTCTCCCGGAATGTTCTGGAGCAGATTACGAGCTTTGCCCTTGGTATGTCGTACCACTTGCCTCTGGTGCAGCATGTGCAGTTCATCTTCGACCTCATGGAATATTCACTCAGCATCAGTGGCCTCATCGACTTTGCCATTCAG CTACTGAATGAACTGAGTGTAGTTGAGGCCGAGTTGCTTCTCAAATCCTCAGATCTGGTGGGCAGTTACACCACCAGCCTGTGCCTGTGCATCGTGGCTGTCCTGCGGCACTATCACGCCTGCCTCATCCTcaaccaggaccagatggcacaGGTCTTTGAGGG GCTGTGTGGCGTAGTCAAGCACGGGATGAACCGGTCCGATGGCTCCTCCGCAGAGCGCTGTATCCTTGCTTATCTCTATGATCTGTACACCTCCTGTAGCCATTTAAAGAGCAAATTTGGGGAGCTCTTCAG CGACTTCTGCTCCAAGGTGAAGAACACCATCTACTGCAACGTGGAGCCGTCAGAATCCAACATGCGCTGGGCACCCGAGTTCATGATTGACACTCTGGAGAACCCTGCCGCTCACACCTTCACCTACACAGGGCTAGGCAAGAGTCTTAGTGAGAACCCTGCTAACCGCTACAGCTTTGTCTGCAATGCCCTTATGCACGTCTGTGTGGGGCACCATGATCCCGATAG GGTGAATGACATCGCAATCCTGTGTGCAGAGCTGACCGGCTATTGCAAGTCACTGAGTGCAGAGTGGCTGGGAGTGCTTAAGGCCTTGTGCTGCTCCTCTAACAATGGCACTTGTGGTTTCAACGACCTCCTCTGCAATGTAGAT GTCAGTGACCTGTCTTTTCATGACTCCCTGGCCACTTTTGTTGCCATCCTTATCGCTCGGCAGTGTTTGCTACTGGAGGATCTGATTCGCTGTGCAGCCATCCCTTCACTCCTTAATGCTG CTTGCAGTGAGCAGGACTCTGAGCCGGGGGCCCGGCTTACCTGCCGCATCCTCCTCCACCTTTTCAAGACACCTCAACTCAATCCTTGCCAGTCGGACGGAA ACAAGCCTACGGTAGGAATCCGCTCCTCCTGTGACCGCCACCTGCTGGCTGCCTCCCAGAACCGCATTGTGGATGGAGCTGTGTTTGCTGTTCTCAAGGCTGTGTTTGTACTTG GGGATGCGGAACTGAAGGGTTCAGGCTTCACTGTGACAGGAGGAACAGAAGAACttccagaggaggagggaggaggtggcagtGGCGGTCGGAGGCAGGGTGGCCGCAACATCTCTGTGGAGACAGCCAGTCTGGATGTCTATGCCAAGTACGTGCTACGCAGCATCTGCCAGCAG GAATGGGTAGGAGAACGTTGCCTTAAATCGCTGTGTGAGGACAGCAATGATTTGCAAGACCCAGTGTTGAGTAGCGCCCAGGCCCAGCGCCTCATGCAGCTCATCTGCTACCCACATCGGCTGCTGGACAATGAGGATGGGGAAAACCCCCAGCGGCAACGCATTAAGCGTATTCTCCAG AACTTGGACCAGTGGACCATGCGCCAGTCTTCCTTGGAGCTGCAGCTCATGATCAAGCAGACCCCTAACAAT GAGATGAACTCCCTCTTAGAGAACATCGCCAAGGCCACAATCGAGGTTTTCCAACAGTCTGCAGAGACAGGGTCATCTTCTGGAAACACTGCAAGCAACATGCCCAGCAGCAGCAAGACCAAGCCCGTGCTCAG CTCCCTAGAGCGCTCTGGTGTGTGGCTGGTGGCTCCTCTCATTGCCAAACTGCCCACCTCAGTCCAGGGGCATGTGTTAAAGGCTGCTGGGGAAGAATTGGAGAAGGGCCAGCACCTGGGTTCCTCTTCACGCAAAGAACGTGATCGACAAAAGCAGAAGAG CATGTCCCTGTTGAGCCAGCAGCCCTTCTTATCCCTGGTGCTGACGTGTCTGAAGGGTCAGGACGAGCAGCGCGAGGGACTCCTTACCTCCCTCTACAGCCAGGTCCACCAG ATTGTGAATAATTGGAGAGATGACCAGTACTTAGACGATTGCAAGCCAAAGCAGCTAATGCATGAGGCGCTCAAACTGCGGCTCAACCTG GTGGGGGGCATGTTTGACACGGTGCAGCGCAGCACCCAGCAGACCACAGAGTGGGCTGTGCTCCTCCTGGAGATCATCATCAGCGGCACTGTCGACATGCAGTCCAACAA TGAGCTCTTCACCACCGTCTTGGACATGCTGAGCGTGCTCATCAATGGCACCCTAGCTGCGGACATGTCCAGCATCTCCCAGGGCAGCATGGAGGAAAACAAGCGTGCCTACATGAACCTGGTGAAGAAGCTGCGG AAGGAGTTGGGGGAGCGCCAGTCAGACAGTCTGGAAAAAGTTCGCCAGCTGCTGCCACTGCCCAAGCAGACCCGAGATGTCATCACGTGTGAGCCGCAGGGCTCCCTTATCGACACCAAAGGCAACAAGATTGCCGGCTTTGACTCCATCTTCAAGAAGGAG GGTCTACAGGTTTCCACCAAACAAAAGATCTCCCCCTGGGATCTTTTTGAAGGCTTGAAGCCATCAGCGCCACTGTCTTGGGGCTGGTTTGGAACAGTCCGGGTGGACCGGCGCGTGGCCCGCGGAGAGGAGCAGCAGCGGCTGCTGCTGTACCACACGCACCTGAGGCCCCGGCCCCGCGCCTATTACCTGgagccgctgccgctgccgccggAAGATgaggagcccccagcccccgccctgcTGGAGCCTGAGAAAAAGGCTCCAGAGCCCCCCAAAACTGACAAACCTGGGGCCGCTCCCCCCAGCACCGAGGAACGCAAGAAGAAGTCCACCAAGGGCAAGAAACGCAGCCAGCCGGCCGCCAAGACAGAG ccctctccccttcctcctgtgcCGTTCACACAGGACTATGGAATGGGCCCAGGCCGGAGTGGCCCCTATGGAGTGACAGTGCCTCCGGACCTCCTGCACCACACCAACCCTGGCTCCATATCCCACCTTAGCTACAGGCAGGGCTCCATAGGCCTCTACACCCAGAACCAGCCGCTGCCGGCAG GTGGCCCCCGTGTGGACCCGTACCGCCCTGTGCGGTTACCGATGCAGAAGCTGCCGACCCGACCACCTTACCCTGGAGTGCTGCCCACCACTATGACTGGCGTCATGGGACTGGAACCCTCCTCCTACAAGACGCCTGTGTACCGACAGCAGCAGCCTGCGGTGCCCCAAGGACAGCGCCTTCGCCAACAGCTCCAGGCAAAGATA CAGAGTCAGGGGATGTTGGGACAGTCATCTGTCCATCAGATGACTCCCAGCTCTTCCTACGGTTTGCAGACCTCCCAG ggCTATACTCCTTACGTTTCTCATGTGGGATTGCAGCAACACACAGGCCCCGCAGGTACCATGGTGCCCCCCAGCTACTCCAGCCAGCCTTATCAGAGCACCCACTCTTCTACCAATCCTACTCTTGTAGATGCTACCCGCCACCTGCAGCAGCGGCCCAGTGGCTATGTGCACCAGCAGGCCCCAACCTACGGACATGGGCTGACCTCCACTCAAAG GTTTTCCCACCAGACACTGCAGCAAACACCCATGATAGGCACAATGACCCCACTGGGCGCCCAGGGTGTCCAGGCCGGCGTCCGGTCGGCTTCCATCCTGcctgagcagcagcagcagcagcagcaacagcagcagcagcagcagcagcagcagcaacagcagcagcagcagcaacagcagcaacagtACCACAtccggcagcagcagcagcagcagatcCTGCGG cagcagcagcagcagcagcaacagcagcagcagcagcagcagcagcaacagcagcagcagcagcagcagcaacagcagcagcaagcacaccagcagcagcagcagcaggcagctcctccccagccccagccccagtcccAGCCCCAG TTCCAGCGCCAGGGGCTTCAGCAGACCCAGCAACAACAGCAGACAGCAGCTTTGGTCCGGCAGCTCCAACAACAGCTCTCCA ATACCCAGCCACAGCCCAGTACCAACATATTTGGACGCTACTGA